The following are encoded in a window of Eleutherodactylus coqui strain aEleCoq1 chromosome 12, aEleCoq1.hap1, whole genome shotgun sequence genomic DNA:
- the BRD9 gene encoding bromodomain-containing protein 9 isoform X1 has translation MGKKHKKHRSEWRSYDAGDLSSPPDQSQYYVGKPSEKPLKLVLKVGGSEVTELSGSGHDSSYYDDRSDHEQRERHKEKKKKKKKKSEKEKDKHVDDEERRRRKEEKKRKREKEQCDSDEEAEYFEPEKKVEVETPTDRPVRACRTHPAENESTPIQQLLEYFLRQLQRKDPHGFFAFPVTDQIAPGYFMIIKHPMDFSTMKDKIAANEYKSITEFKADFKLMCDNAMTYNRPETVYYKLAKKLLHTGFKMMSKQAAILGDEDTTVEEPVPEVALPAPVEITKKSKKPSKEVIRVIEDDQSCIFEPEGNACSLTDSTAEEHVLALVEHAADEARDKVNRYFPNCKIGYLKKTVDGSLIYTVVNADPEAEEEETHSVDLSSLSSKLLPSFTTLGFKDDRRHKVTFLNSTSTALSLQNNTLFTDLKPDEMELMYAAYGDDTGIQCALSLQEFVKDCGGYAKKMVNDMLDQITEGDHSKILYQLKQIGDSVGDGSNSVLDFMSMKSYSDVSLEMSMLNSLGKVKKELDHDDGHLNLDDAAKLLHDFHDVHNDRVGSRPSSNISSLSNNSERDHHHLGSPSRLSVGEQQDIPDPYEFLQSPEPENN, from the exons ATGGGGAAGAAACACAAGAAGCACCGGTCGGAGTGGAGGTCGTACGACGCCGGAGACCTGAGCTCCCCGCCGGACCAGTCTCAGT ATTATGTGGGTAAACCTTCAGAAAAGCCTTTGAAGTTGGTTCTTAAGGTCGGAGGAAGTGAGGTGACTGAGCTGTCCGGATCGGGACATGATTCCAGTTACTACGATGACCGGTCGGATCACGAGCAGCGCGAGCGCcataaggaaaagaagaagaagaaaaaaaagaagtcgGAGAAAGAGAAGGATAAGCACGTAGATGACGAGGAGCGGAGGCGGAGAAAG GAGGAGAAAAAGCGGAAGCGTGAGAAGGAGCAGTGCGACTCCGATGAGGAGGCCGAGTACTTTGAACCGGAGAAAAAAGTGGAAGTTGAAACCCCCACCGACCGTCCGGTCAGAGCGTGCAGAACGCATCCAG CAGAAAATGAGAGTACCCCAATCCAGCAGCTTCTGGAATATTTCCTCCGCCAGCTCCAGCG GAAGGACCCTCACGGGTTCTTTGCTTTTCCGGTCACGGATCAGATTGCCCCCGGTTACTTCATGATCATAAAGCATCCCATGGACTTCAGTACCATGAAAGACAAAATAGCTGCAAATGAATACAAATCCATCACAGAATTTAAG GCCGACTTTAAGCTGATGTGTGATAATGCCATGACCTACAACCGCCCCGAGACGGTCTACTATAAGTTGGCCAAGAAGCTGCTGCACACGGGCTTCAAGATGATGAGTAAG CAGGCTGCTATATTGGGGGATGAAGACACCACAGTGGAAGAACCTGTACCAGAAGTTGCTCTTCCAGCTCCTGTAGAAATTACAAAGAAATCTAAAAAGCCAAGCAAGGAAGTGATTAG GGTCATTGAAGATGATCAGAG CTGTATTTTTGAGCCAGAAGGCAATGCATGCAGTTTAACGGACAGCACTGCGGAAGAACACGTCCTGGCGCTCGTAGAACACGCCGCAGATGAAGCCAGAGACAAGGTCAACAGATACTTTCCAAATTGCAAG ATCGGCTACCTAAAGAAGACCGTGGATGGCAGTTTAATCTACACCGTAGTGAACGCCGACCCGGAGGCAGAGG AGGAAGAGACGCATTCAGTGGATTTAAGTTCGCTGTCGAGTAAACTTCTACCTAGCTTTACTACGCTGGGCTTTAAAGACGATCGCAGACATAAAG TCACATTTCTTAATAGTACCAGCACCGCCTTGTCCCTACAAAACAACACACTCTTCACTGATCTGAAGCCGGATGAAATGGAATTAATGTATGCGGCGTACGGCGATGACACGGGGATCCAGTGCGCTCTTAG CCTTCAGGAGTTCGTTAAGGACTGCGGGGGTTATGCAAAGAAAATGGTTAACGACATGCTGGATCAGATAACCGAAGGGGATCATTCCAAAATCCTGTATCAACTAAAACAG ATTGGAGACTCTGTGGGTGATGGCAGCAATTCTGTTCTTGATTTTATGTCCATGAAGTCCTATTCGGACGTGTCCCTTGAAATGTCGATGCTGAACTCGTTGG GAAAAGTGAAGAAGGAGCTTGACCACGATGATGGTCATCTTAACTTAGatgacgcagctaaactcctgcACGACTTTCATGACGTACACAATGACAGAGTTGGATCTAGACCGTCTTCCAATATAAGTTCTTTATCCAACAACTCGGAAAGAGATCATCATCATCTTG GTAGCCCCTCTCGTCTCAGTGTTGGAGAACAGCAAGACATTCCGGACCCCTATGAGTTCCTGCAGTCTCCGGAGCCCGAGAATAATTAA
- the BRD9 gene encoding bromodomain-containing protein 9 isoform X5, producing the protein MGKKHKKHRSEWRSYDAGDLSSPPDQSQYYVGKPSEKPLKLVLKVGGSEVTELSGSGHDSSYYDDRSDHEQRERHKEKKKKKKKKSEKEKDKHVDDEERRRRKEEKKRKREKEQCDSDEEAEYFEPEKKVEVETPTDRPVRACRTHPAENESTPIQQLLEYFLRQLQRKDPHGFFAFPVTDQIAPGYFMIIKHPMDFSTMKDKIAANEYKSITEFKADFKLMCDNAMTYNRPETVYYKLAKKLLHTGFKMMSKQAAILGDEDTTVEEPVPEVALPAPVEITKKSKKPSKEVIRVIEDDQSCIFEPEGNACSLTDSTAEEHVLALVEHAADEARDKVNRYFPNCKIGYLKKTVDGSLIYTVVNADPEAEEEETHSVDLSSLSSKLLPSFTTLGFKDDRRHKVTFLNSTSTALSLQNNTLFTDLKPDEMELMYAAYGDDTGIQCALSLQEFVKDCGGYAKKMVNDMLDQITEGDHSKILYQLKQIGDSVGDGSNSVLDFMSMKSYSDVSLEMSMLNSLGSPSRLSVGEQQDIPDPYEFLQSPEPENN; encoded by the exons ATGGGGAAGAAACACAAGAAGCACCGGTCGGAGTGGAGGTCGTACGACGCCGGAGACCTGAGCTCCCCGCCGGACCAGTCTCAGT ATTATGTGGGTAAACCTTCAGAAAAGCCTTTGAAGTTGGTTCTTAAGGTCGGAGGAAGTGAGGTGACTGAGCTGTCCGGATCGGGACATGATTCCAGTTACTACGATGACCGGTCGGATCACGAGCAGCGCGAGCGCcataaggaaaagaagaagaagaaaaaaaagaagtcgGAGAAAGAGAAGGATAAGCACGTAGATGACGAGGAGCGGAGGCGGAGAAAG GAGGAGAAAAAGCGGAAGCGTGAGAAGGAGCAGTGCGACTCCGATGAGGAGGCCGAGTACTTTGAACCGGAGAAAAAAGTGGAAGTTGAAACCCCCACCGACCGTCCGGTCAGAGCGTGCAGAACGCATCCAG CAGAAAATGAGAGTACCCCAATCCAGCAGCTTCTGGAATATTTCCTCCGCCAGCTCCAGCG GAAGGACCCTCACGGGTTCTTTGCTTTTCCGGTCACGGATCAGATTGCCCCCGGTTACTTCATGATCATAAAGCATCCCATGGACTTCAGTACCATGAAAGACAAAATAGCTGCAAATGAATACAAATCCATCACAGAATTTAAG GCCGACTTTAAGCTGATGTGTGATAATGCCATGACCTACAACCGCCCCGAGACGGTCTACTATAAGTTGGCCAAGAAGCTGCTGCACACGGGCTTCAAGATGATGAGTAAG CAGGCTGCTATATTGGGGGATGAAGACACCACAGTGGAAGAACCTGTACCAGAAGTTGCTCTTCCAGCTCCTGTAGAAATTACAAAGAAATCTAAAAAGCCAAGCAAGGAAGTGATTAG GGTCATTGAAGATGATCAGAG CTGTATTTTTGAGCCAGAAGGCAATGCATGCAGTTTAACGGACAGCACTGCGGAAGAACACGTCCTGGCGCTCGTAGAACACGCCGCAGATGAAGCCAGAGACAAGGTCAACAGATACTTTCCAAATTGCAAG ATCGGCTACCTAAAGAAGACCGTGGATGGCAGTTTAATCTACACCGTAGTGAACGCCGACCCGGAGGCAGAGG AGGAAGAGACGCATTCAGTGGATTTAAGTTCGCTGTCGAGTAAACTTCTACCTAGCTTTACTACGCTGGGCTTTAAAGACGATCGCAGACATAAAG TCACATTTCTTAATAGTACCAGCACCGCCTTGTCCCTACAAAACAACACACTCTTCACTGATCTGAAGCCGGATGAAATGGAATTAATGTATGCGGCGTACGGCGATGACACGGGGATCCAGTGCGCTCTTAG CCTTCAGGAGTTCGTTAAGGACTGCGGGGGTTATGCAAAGAAAATGGTTAACGACATGCTGGATCAGATAACCGAAGGGGATCATTCCAAAATCCTGTATCAACTAAAACAG ATTGGAGACTCTGTGGGTGATGGCAGCAATTCTGTTCTTGATTTTATGTCCATGAAGTCCTATTCGGACGTGTCCCTTGAAATGTCGATGCTGAACTCGTTGG GTAGCCCCTCTCGTCTCAGTGTTGGAGAACAGCAAGACATTCCGGACCCCTATGAGTTCCTGCAGTCTCCGGAGCCCGAGAATAATTAA
- the BRD9 gene encoding bromodomain-containing protein 9 isoform X3 has translation MGKKHKKHRSEWRSYDAGDLSSPPDQSQYYVGKPSEKPLKLVLKVGGSEVTELSGSGHDSSYYDDRSDHEQRERHKEKKKKKKKKSEKEKDKHVDDEERRRRKEEKKRKREKEQCDSDEEAEYFEPEKKVEVETPTDRPVRACRTHPENESTPIQQLLEYFLRQLQRKDPHGFFAFPVTDQIAPGYFMIIKHPMDFSTMKDKIAANEYKSITEFKADFKLMCDNAMTYNRPETVYYKLAKKLLHTGFKMMSKQAAILGDEDTTVEEPVPEVALPAPVEITKKSKKPSKEVIRVIEDDQSCIFEPEGNACSLTDSTAEEHVLALVEHAADEARDKVNRYFPNCKIGYLKKTVDGSLIYTVVNADPEAEEEETHSVDLSSLSSKLLPSFTTLGFKDDRRHKVTFLNSTSTALSLQNNTLFTDLKPDEMELMYAAYGDDTGIQCALSLQEFVKDCGGYAKKMVNDMLDQITEGDHSKILYQLKQIGDSVGDGSNSVLDFMSMKSYSDVSLEMSMLNSLGKVKKELDHDDGHLNLDDAAKLLHDFHDVHNDRVGSRPSSNISSLSNNSERDHHHLGSPSRLSVGEQQDIPDPYEFLQSPEPENN, from the exons ATGGGGAAGAAACACAAGAAGCACCGGTCGGAGTGGAGGTCGTACGACGCCGGAGACCTGAGCTCCCCGCCGGACCAGTCTCAGT ATTATGTGGGTAAACCTTCAGAAAAGCCTTTGAAGTTGGTTCTTAAGGTCGGAGGAAGTGAGGTGACTGAGCTGTCCGGATCGGGACATGATTCCAGTTACTACGATGACCGGTCGGATCACGAGCAGCGCGAGCGCcataaggaaaagaagaagaagaaaaaaaagaagtcgGAGAAAGAGAAGGATAAGCACGTAGATGACGAGGAGCGGAGGCGGAGAAAG GAGGAGAAAAAGCGGAAGCGTGAGAAGGAGCAGTGCGACTCCGATGAGGAGGCCGAGTACTTTGAACCGGAGAAAAAAGTGGAAGTTGAAACCCCCACCGACCGTCCGGTCAGAGCGTGCAGAACGCATCCAG AAAATGAGAGTACCCCAATCCAGCAGCTTCTGGAATATTTCCTCCGCCAGCTCCAGCG GAAGGACCCTCACGGGTTCTTTGCTTTTCCGGTCACGGATCAGATTGCCCCCGGTTACTTCATGATCATAAAGCATCCCATGGACTTCAGTACCATGAAAGACAAAATAGCTGCAAATGAATACAAATCCATCACAGAATTTAAG GCCGACTTTAAGCTGATGTGTGATAATGCCATGACCTACAACCGCCCCGAGACGGTCTACTATAAGTTGGCCAAGAAGCTGCTGCACACGGGCTTCAAGATGATGAGTAAG CAGGCTGCTATATTGGGGGATGAAGACACCACAGTGGAAGAACCTGTACCAGAAGTTGCTCTTCCAGCTCCTGTAGAAATTACAAAGAAATCTAAAAAGCCAAGCAAGGAAGTGATTAG GGTCATTGAAGATGATCAGAG CTGTATTTTTGAGCCAGAAGGCAATGCATGCAGTTTAACGGACAGCACTGCGGAAGAACACGTCCTGGCGCTCGTAGAACACGCCGCAGATGAAGCCAGAGACAAGGTCAACAGATACTTTCCAAATTGCAAG ATCGGCTACCTAAAGAAGACCGTGGATGGCAGTTTAATCTACACCGTAGTGAACGCCGACCCGGAGGCAGAGG AGGAAGAGACGCATTCAGTGGATTTAAGTTCGCTGTCGAGTAAACTTCTACCTAGCTTTACTACGCTGGGCTTTAAAGACGATCGCAGACATAAAG TCACATTTCTTAATAGTACCAGCACCGCCTTGTCCCTACAAAACAACACACTCTTCACTGATCTGAAGCCGGATGAAATGGAATTAATGTATGCGGCGTACGGCGATGACACGGGGATCCAGTGCGCTCTTAG CCTTCAGGAGTTCGTTAAGGACTGCGGGGGTTATGCAAAGAAAATGGTTAACGACATGCTGGATCAGATAACCGAAGGGGATCATTCCAAAATCCTGTATCAACTAAAACAG ATTGGAGACTCTGTGGGTGATGGCAGCAATTCTGTTCTTGATTTTATGTCCATGAAGTCCTATTCGGACGTGTCCCTTGAAATGTCGATGCTGAACTCGTTGG GAAAAGTGAAGAAGGAGCTTGACCACGATGATGGTCATCTTAACTTAGatgacgcagctaaactcctgcACGACTTTCATGACGTACACAATGACAGAGTTGGATCTAGACCGTCTTCCAATATAAGTTCTTTATCCAACAACTCGGAAAGAGATCATCATCATCTTG GTAGCCCCTCTCGTCTCAGTGTTGGAGAACAGCAAGACATTCCGGACCCCTATGAGTTCCTGCAGTCTCCGGAGCCCGAGAATAATTAA
- the BRD9 gene encoding bromodomain-containing protein 9 isoform X2: MGKKHKKHRSEWRSYDAGDLSSPPDQSQYYVGKPSEKPLKLVLKVGGSEVTELSGSGHDSSYYDDRSDHEQRERHKEKKKKKKKKSEKEKDKHVDDEERRRRKEEKKRKREKEQCDSDEEAEYFEPEKKVEVETPTDRPVRACRTHPAENESTPIQQLLEYFLRQLQRKDPHGFFAFPVTDQIAPGYFMIIKHPMDFSTMKDKIAANEYKSITEFKADFKLMCDNAMTYNRPETVYYKLAKKLLHTGFKMMSKAAILGDEDTTVEEPVPEVALPAPVEITKKSKKPSKEVIRVIEDDQSCIFEPEGNACSLTDSTAEEHVLALVEHAADEARDKVNRYFPNCKIGYLKKTVDGSLIYTVVNADPEAEEEETHSVDLSSLSSKLLPSFTTLGFKDDRRHKVTFLNSTSTALSLQNNTLFTDLKPDEMELMYAAYGDDTGIQCALSLQEFVKDCGGYAKKMVNDMLDQITEGDHSKILYQLKQIGDSVGDGSNSVLDFMSMKSYSDVSLEMSMLNSLGKVKKELDHDDGHLNLDDAAKLLHDFHDVHNDRVGSRPSSNISSLSNNSERDHHHLGSPSRLSVGEQQDIPDPYEFLQSPEPENN; this comes from the exons ATGGGGAAGAAACACAAGAAGCACCGGTCGGAGTGGAGGTCGTACGACGCCGGAGACCTGAGCTCCCCGCCGGACCAGTCTCAGT ATTATGTGGGTAAACCTTCAGAAAAGCCTTTGAAGTTGGTTCTTAAGGTCGGAGGAAGTGAGGTGACTGAGCTGTCCGGATCGGGACATGATTCCAGTTACTACGATGACCGGTCGGATCACGAGCAGCGCGAGCGCcataaggaaaagaagaagaagaaaaaaaagaagtcgGAGAAAGAGAAGGATAAGCACGTAGATGACGAGGAGCGGAGGCGGAGAAAG GAGGAGAAAAAGCGGAAGCGTGAGAAGGAGCAGTGCGACTCCGATGAGGAGGCCGAGTACTTTGAACCGGAGAAAAAAGTGGAAGTTGAAACCCCCACCGACCGTCCGGTCAGAGCGTGCAGAACGCATCCAG CAGAAAATGAGAGTACCCCAATCCAGCAGCTTCTGGAATATTTCCTCCGCCAGCTCCAGCG GAAGGACCCTCACGGGTTCTTTGCTTTTCCGGTCACGGATCAGATTGCCCCCGGTTACTTCATGATCATAAAGCATCCCATGGACTTCAGTACCATGAAAGACAAAATAGCTGCAAATGAATACAAATCCATCACAGAATTTAAG GCCGACTTTAAGCTGATGTGTGATAATGCCATGACCTACAACCGCCCCGAGACGGTCTACTATAAGTTGGCCAAGAAGCTGCTGCACACGGGCTTCAAGATGATGAGTAAG GCTGCTATATTGGGGGATGAAGACACCACAGTGGAAGAACCTGTACCAGAAGTTGCTCTTCCAGCTCCTGTAGAAATTACAAAGAAATCTAAAAAGCCAAGCAAGGAAGTGATTAG GGTCATTGAAGATGATCAGAG CTGTATTTTTGAGCCAGAAGGCAATGCATGCAGTTTAACGGACAGCACTGCGGAAGAACACGTCCTGGCGCTCGTAGAACACGCCGCAGATGAAGCCAGAGACAAGGTCAACAGATACTTTCCAAATTGCAAG ATCGGCTACCTAAAGAAGACCGTGGATGGCAGTTTAATCTACACCGTAGTGAACGCCGACCCGGAGGCAGAGG AGGAAGAGACGCATTCAGTGGATTTAAGTTCGCTGTCGAGTAAACTTCTACCTAGCTTTACTACGCTGGGCTTTAAAGACGATCGCAGACATAAAG TCACATTTCTTAATAGTACCAGCACCGCCTTGTCCCTACAAAACAACACACTCTTCACTGATCTGAAGCCGGATGAAATGGAATTAATGTATGCGGCGTACGGCGATGACACGGGGATCCAGTGCGCTCTTAG CCTTCAGGAGTTCGTTAAGGACTGCGGGGGTTATGCAAAGAAAATGGTTAACGACATGCTGGATCAGATAACCGAAGGGGATCATTCCAAAATCCTGTATCAACTAAAACAG ATTGGAGACTCTGTGGGTGATGGCAGCAATTCTGTTCTTGATTTTATGTCCATGAAGTCCTATTCGGACGTGTCCCTTGAAATGTCGATGCTGAACTCGTTGG GAAAAGTGAAGAAGGAGCTTGACCACGATGATGGTCATCTTAACTTAGatgacgcagctaaactcctgcACGACTTTCATGACGTACACAATGACAGAGTTGGATCTAGACCGTCTTCCAATATAAGTTCTTTATCCAACAACTCGGAAAGAGATCATCATCATCTTG GTAGCCCCTCTCGTCTCAGTGTTGGAGAACAGCAAGACATTCCGGACCCCTATGAGTTCCTGCAGTCTCCGGAGCCCGAGAATAATTAA
- the BRD9 gene encoding bromodomain-containing protein 9 isoform X4: MGKKHKKHRSEWRSYDAGDLSSPPDQSQYYVGKPSEKPLKLVLKVGGSEVTELSGSGHDSSYYDDRSDHEQRERHKEKKKKKKKKSEKEKDKHVDDEERRRRKEEKKRKREKEQCDSDEEAEYFEPEKKVEVETPTDRPVRACRTHPENESTPIQQLLEYFLRQLQRKDPHGFFAFPVTDQIAPGYFMIIKHPMDFSTMKDKIAANEYKSITEFKADFKLMCDNAMTYNRPETVYYKLAKKLLHTGFKMMSKAAILGDEDTTVEEPVPEVALPAPVEITKKSKKPSKEVIRVIEDDQSCIFEPEGNACSLTDSTAEEHVLALVEHAADEARDKVNRYFPNCKIGYLKKTVDGSLIYTVVNADPEAEEEETHSVDLSSLSSKLLPSFTTLGFKDDRRHKVTFLNSTSTALSLQNNTLFTDLKPDEMELMYAAYGDDTGIQCALSLQEFVKDCGGYAKKMVNDMLDQITEGDHSKILYQLKQIGDSVGDGSNSVLDFMSMKSYSDVSLEMSMLNSLGKVKKELDHDDGHLNLDDAAKLLHDFHDVHNDRVGSRPSSNISSLSNNSERDHHHLGSPSRLSVGEQQDIPDPYEFLQSPEPENN, translated from the exons ATGGGGAAGAAACACAAGAAGCACCGGTCGGAGTGGAGGTCGTACGACGCCGGAGACCTGAGCTCCCCGCCGGACCAGTCTCAGT ATTATGTGGGTAAACCTTCAGAAAAGCCTTTGAAGTTGGTTCTTAAGGTCGGAGGAAGTGAGGTGACTGAGCTGTCCGGATCGGGACATGATTCCAGTTACTACGATGACCGGTCGGATCACGAGCAGCGCGAGCGCcataaggaaaagaagaagaagaaaaaaaagaagtcgGAGAAAGAGAAGGATAAGCACGTAGATGACGAGGAGCGGAGGCGGAGAAAG GAGGAGAAAAAGCGGAAGCGTGAGAAGGAGCAGTGCGACTCCGATGAGGAGGCCGAGTACTTTGAACCGGAGAAAAAAGTGGAAGTTGAAACCCCCACCGACCGTCCGGTCAGAGCGTGCAGAACGCATCCAG AAAATGAGAGTACCCCAATCCAGCAGCTTCTGGAATATTTCCTCCGCCAGCTCCAGCG GAAGGACCCTCACGGGTTCTTTGCTTTTCCGGTCACGGATCAGATTGCCCCCGGTTACTTCATGATCATAAAGCATCCCATGGACTTCAGTACCATGAAAGACAAAATAGCTGCAAATGAATACAAATCCATCACAGAATTTAAG GCCGACTTTAAGCTGATGTGTGATAATGCCATGACCTACAACCGCCCCGAGACGGTCTACTATAAGTTGGCCAAGAAGCTGCTGCACACGGGCTTCAAGATGATGAGTAAG GCTGCTATATTGGGGGATGAAGACACCACAGTGGAAGAACCTGTACCAGAAGTTGCTCTTCCAGCTCCTGTAGAAATTACAAAGAAATCTAAAAAGCCAAGCAAGGAAGTGATTAG GGTCATTGAAGATGATCAGAG CTGTATTTTTGAGCCAGAAGGCAATGCATGCAGTTTAACGGACAGCACTGCGGAAGAACACGTCCTGGCGCTCGTAGAACACGCCGCAGATGAAGCCAGAGACAAGGTCAACAGATACTTTCCAAATTGCAAG ATCGGCTACCTAAAGAAGACCGTGGATGGCAGTTTAATCTACACCGTAGTGAACGCCGACCCGGAGGCAGAGG AGGAAGAGACGCATTCAGTGGATTTAAGTTCGCTGTCGAGTAAACTTCTACCTAGCTTTACTACGCTGGGCTTTAAAGACGATCGCAGACATAAAG TCACATTTCTTAATAGTACCAGCACCGCCTTGTCCCTACAAAACAACACACTCTTCACTGATCTGAAGCCGGATGAAATGGAATTAATGTATGCGGCGTACGGCGATGACACGGGGATCCAGTGCGCTCTTAG CCTTCAGGAGTTCGTTAAGGACTGCGGGGGTTATGCAAAGAAAATGGTTAACGACATGCTGGATCAGATAACCGAAGGGGATCATTCCAAAATCCTGTATCAACTAAAACAG ATTGGAGACTCTGTGGGTGATGGCAGCAATTCTGTTCTTGATTTTATGTCCATGAAGTCCTATTCGGACGTGTCCCTTGAAATGTCGATGCTGAACTCGTTGG GAAAAGTGAAGAAGGAGCTTGACCACGATGATGGTCATCTTAACTTAGatgacgcagctaaactcctgcACGACTTTCATGACGTACACAATGACAGAGTTGGATCTAGACCGTCTTCCAATATAAGTTCTTTATCCAACAACTCGGAAAGAGATCATCATCATCTTG GTAGCCCCTCTCGTCTCAGTGTTGGAGAACAGCAAGACATTCCGGACCCCTATGAGTTCCTGCAGTCTCCGGAGCCCGAGAATAATTAA